From Zea mays cultivar B73 chromosome 3, Zm-B73-REFERENCE-NAM-5.0, whole genome shotgun sequence:
GACCGAAGCCGTGATGATTGGTCCACATGCCCATCGTTGACTTGTGACAAGGGGAGCCTTGCTGGGGTTAGTGTCAACGGGAGAATCTATGCATTTGGTGGTGGAGATGGAACCAAGTGTTTCTCTGATGTTGAAATGTTTGATCCTGTGCATGGAAAGTGGATAAAGAATCAACCTATGCTGGAAAAGGTATCAGTTTCTACCATTCTTTGTTCTAGAATCTGGAAGCTTTTCTTCTCATAGATTACTGAAGCACATAGTAGTATGTGCGTAGATTTGCCTGACACAAACAACTTGGGGAAATAATAACCATTTACTCATGGAAAACTGTAATTCTGCACTGAAGCTGTGAAGCAAACCAGTTCCTGGTTCCATTTCAATTTCATGTACCCTTTTCGTGAAAATACTTGCTTCAGACACAAATCTCCACATAATATGATTAACTCCTTAGCTTGGCTGACTTTGCACACTATTTTTCAGCGCTTTGCTCTAGCTGGTGTAGCACTAAATGGTGCGATTTATGCTGTTGGTGGCTTCAATGGTGTTCAATATTTGAGGTGCTGTTTTTTTTTCCTGCCTGTACTTAGTACTTTGATTGGTTTAGTTCTGATCTGGTGGAAATACAACAGCTCATAAAACCTCCAAACATGTGGTGGCCTATGGTTTAGTGCAAATCTGAATAAATTGTATTATTTCGTAATTTTTCATTACCCTATTGTCTATTGCTAATGGCAGTGATATTTGAAGTGAGAGGAGGACAAGAAAACTCTTCTGCTAACTGTGTGATGTGTATTGGCAGCTGTGCTGAAAGACTTGATCCTCGGGAGCCTAACTGGAAAATGCTACCAAAGATGAGTGCAGGAAGGGGCTGTCATACACTTACAGTTCTTAATGAGAAGATGTAAGTCACATAACTCTTCACTTTTTATCTTGAAACAATGAACTGAAGATATGTAGGATGCTCCTTTTGAAAAATATATATGCTATATAACATGCCCAGAAAATTAAAGGAGAGGTGTGCATCAGGGTGTATACTATCCTTTGATGACGTATTTATTTTCTTCCAGATTCTCGATTGGTGGATATGACACTAGGGCTAAAGCAATGGTGTCTActgttgaggtgtatgagccaagGATGCCATCGTGGGTGATGGTTGAACCCATGAACTACACCAGAGGATATCATTCTTCAGCTGTGCTCGGTGGCTCAATATTCACCTTTGGTGGGGTGAAAGGTGAAGCAGACACAATCTTGGATGTGGTAAGTAGCAACGCCGATTGTCAAATTTCTAAGCATGTCCATTTGGCTGTCAGTAACTCAAATAAGCTGGAAGCAAGAATCATACATCCAAAGTCTTGCATTTAGCTGCCAGGGCATGGTAGCGAGGCAGTCACTGAACTGTTTTTTTTTGTCAAGGGTCCACCTACATCAACTGCATATGTTGTTTGTTACCATGCCAGTGTCTAGTGCATTTTGTCTGAACAAGTGAACATGATTTTTTTTGGGTTACTTAAGTACCCTGTTTTGGTCCTTGTCTTTTTTTCCTCTATAAAATCGTCAGTACAGCATGTGGTGGCTAACAGTTAAGCATCTGTGTTGTGGCGATTTGTCAGGTGGAACACTACAAGGAAGGGTGTGGCTGGATGACAACGGGATTGAAGTCGATTGGCAGAAGATGCTACTGCTCAGCGATTGTTCTCTGACTGTAACTGCCTTAAAACCAAGTGAGAATGAGGAGACTGATAATAGGTAAAACTAATATATTAATATTAGGTAAAAACTAAGAAGGCTCTTGCTTAGCCTGAACTGACAACACTAGACACGATGGACCTCGTAGTTTCTGAATCGGCGAACTGTAAAACAAACATTGAGCTGTTTGTGTTGTCCGACACTGGATGGTGGGTGGATGCATGCATGAGTGAATCGGTACTGAACTGATGTAGAGATGACACTTCCATGGATGAATATCCAAGTATTTGACTCTGTATGTTGAGCTTTTTCTCTTTCCGGTTCCAGCTTTTTACTAAAGCAGCTTGCCTAAACAAAAAAAGGCACTGTAAATGGACCTGTGACATTTACCTGAATTTGTTTGTCAGGGCGCTTAAGCATGCTTTGCACTTTCTTATTATCTATCAGGGATCTGTAAATGGCTTCTACAATGCAGTCTATGGTAGTTCCTTTTTTTTGTCACCGCATAACATAGAAACAGAGCTTGTCGCTGCTAGATGGGGTCTTGAATTTGTTTAGTGTACGATAGGTGACTTGTCAGTTCAATTCCACAAAAATATATGTTGGTCTGTCTGAGTGATCAACAGAGAAGTTATTCCATATCGGTGGGACCATGTCGTATTAGTATGCCCAGGGAACTGGTAATCCGATGCTTTTCGAAAATACTCCCTCTGTCCACATGAGCATCTTCATCATTAACAATCACAGTTAAAGCACCCGCTTCCCGGTTTCATTTACCACACGCACAGAACATAGTATGGATCTCTAGTAAAGAACAACGCTCTAGAGAATCCCAAGCCCAAGAGAAATCGTGCCCAATCAAATGGGCCAGATTGGAGGTCAGGCGATCCAGCTAATGTTCGGCCCGGCCGACCCACACTCACGAGTCATCCCCAAACCATGGAAATGAGCAGGAGGGCTTGGCTGCCGGCAACCGCGGCCCTGCTCTGCGCTGACTTCTCTCCCGTATCTGTCGTAACTCGTAACAGATCGTCGGCGCAGTAACCATCTCGTCGAATCCGATGGCCCTCGGCGACAGCGCCACCACGCCGCCGGTGGCCAAGCTCTCCATCTCCGGCGCGGCCCTCGCGGCGCTCCTGCACCGCTGCGCGGCCGCAGCCGGCGACTGCGACGGCCTCCTCTTCGGCCGCGCCTCGCACCTGCCCGCGCCGCCGGCCGCTCTCTCCGACTACGACGACGCCGCCGCGGCGGCGGCCCCTCCCGCCCCCGCGCTCTCCATCTCCGTCTCCGGCCACTGCTCCCTCTCCCACCCCTCATCCCTCTCCGACTCCCTCGGCCGCTTCCAACCCCACTCCTCCCCCGCCCCCGCCTCCGCCCCCGCCCCCATCGGCTTCTTCTCCTCCCGCCGCCGCACCGCGCTCCGCCCCTCCATGCGCGAGGCCGTCCTCGCTCACTCCCTCTCCGCAACCCTAGCCTCCGCCCAcccgctcctcctcatcctcgtctCCCCCTCCGCCTCCCCCAACCACTCCACCCACTCCTACGACTACCGCGCCTTCCTCCTCCACGGCGGCCGCCTCGTCCCGGCCTCGCTCGCCATCGTCAACGTCGGGCCCGGATTCCGGGACCAGTACCACGCCTTCACCGCCGAGTCGCCCATGCCCTGGCTGCCGTCGGCTCCGGCGCCTGGGCACGCTCACACCCTCGTGGAGCAGAAGGCGGTGGATGAAATGGTGGACGGGTTTGGGATCGGAAGGCTGCAGGAGCTCCTCGGCGCTGCtgcggggcaggcggccgagattGATGACATGTACGCAGGGATGCTCAGCAAGCTGGAGAAGCTCGCCAGGGAGGTGGAAAAGAGCAATCTCCGTGTGCTCGAGCAGGTCTGCTTTTAAAAAATCCTGTGATTCCTGTCTGCACTGTTGATGTTCATCGCACTGCTGTGCTTCTGTGTGATTGATTGGCTTACTAATCACTTATACCACCTTGTGATAGAATTGTGCATTGTTGGATATGGACACCAGGAAATTGTAGTTGTACATTGTGGACtattttttttgggggggggggggggggggctagctGGGTTTGATTGTAACTATAATCCAGGTTTTCGGTTGCCTAAAGTGTCTTGTAAGTCGTAACGTTAGATTCAGCCATTTAACACAAGGCAGTTTAGGTTCCACTCAGCATTCACCATAAATGGATGGCACAAAATGTTGTTTCAAATCCCTCAGTTGCTTTGGTCTGTTTGAAAATTATTGTAACAGTTGGATTGTCACTACAAATCCATATTTGCACTTGACTAAAGCCTTAAACTAGCATGTCATACCAATTGTTTCCATTTAACAGCTGCCTGAATATTCAAGGCAGATTGACTGAACCCTCCCGTGCATTCCTTGTTTCAAACCATCCACGTGCATTGGTATGAAAGTTTCTGGTAACAAGCTAATGAGCACTACCATTACACAACTCTTGTATTTTCTTTTCCTTTGGCGGGGAATAACTCTTGCAATCTTGTTAGTTTACCCAAAATGCAGCAACAAAGCCAGTCCACCTGTGGACTGTGTTCTAGAGATCATCAGATAGGGCTGTGTACGGTATGCCGTCCTAGGGGGGCTTCGAATGTTGGAAAATGGGATGATGTCCTATGCTGGGCGGCACCATAAAAATGATTGGTGAGGTTGTGGCGATTGGGGTTTTGCTAAAGTAACTCCTGTGAAGTTTTAGGCTTGCTGCTTTTCTTCGCGACAAGCAAATGCAGTAGATAGTGAGTTGAGGAGCAAAGATCGACAAAATGGTAAAGGCCTATTTATGTGGTTTCAGACTCCGTACTTGTTTCTATATGGTTTGTTCGTTACATATTGGCAGCACTGTTTACAGTAGGGACCCTGTGAAAATTACCTCATAAGCTGGGGCTTCTTAGGGCTTTATCTGTCTGGTGCCAAATTCTTAAACTACCATAAGTGCTTGCTCCCTGCTATACGTTgttattagagcatctccaacaacaaaCCCTAAAATAGAGTCCTAAAATTTGAAATAGGACCATATTTAGAATATTTAGGGTCTCAAAAGAAATGTTTACTCCAATAGTCAGGCCTTAAATAATGCTATGTAGGAAATAAATCATGATATTAGGAAATAAATGGTTGGAGATTAAGTGGAAATGATGATAGGGCTCCAGTATATGTGTACTATATTTAGGACCCGAGAGACCGAGCCCTATAATCATTTGATGAAATTTTATAAAATAGGGCCGTTGTTGGAAGGATGTTTTATGGTTTTGAGCCCTATATTTAAAATAGGACCATGTTTAGAGCctttcttggagatgctcttaatgGTTTGGTCTGAAAACTGAAAGTATTGATCCTCTGTTGCATAAAAAAATTGGGAGCCCTTATCCTTTGGTCACTTTTTTTTATCTATGCCCCCTTCCCCAGCCATTACAGAGTGAATCATGGACATCTGCTCGTCGGTTATTCATACCTGTCCTTTCACTCCATTTCAGTGTTTTCAAGTCGTccaactaatcgcgattagtcagcCTAGTCGGTTTCTGTAGCCCGATTAGGTATAGCGACGCGATTAGGTATCCTGGTCGTTCAATCGTCCGACTAGTCGTCGCCTAATCGCGACTAGTCGGCCGACCAGGGCCTGTGGGCGACCTGCAGGAGGGGAATTTGCTGAGCTGCTAATGGGCTGCGGCCACTGGCCCATTAGGGCTTCTACTGCAACTTCCAGCAGTCATCCTCTCCTATTTTCTGACCGCCCACGTGCCGCCTC
This genomic window contains:
- the LOC100277203 gene encoding uncharacterized protein LOC100277203, translating into MALGDSATTPPVAKLSISGAALAALLHRCAAAAGDCDGLLFGRASHLPAPPAALSDYDDAAAAAAPPAPALSISVSGHCSLSHPSSLSDSLGRFQPHSSPAPASAPAPIGFFSSRRRTALRPSMREAVLAHSLSATLASAHPLLLILVSPSASPNHSTHSYDYRAFLLHGGRLVPASLAIVNVGPGFRDQYHAFTAESPMPWLPSAPAPGHAHTLVEQKAVDEMVDGFGIGRLQELLGAAAGQAAEIDDMYAGMLSKLEKLAREVEKSNLRVLEQEKRNLLLRYKYAGME